A genomic stretch from Hemibagrus wyckioides isolate EC202008001 linkage group LG20, SWU_Hwy_1.0, whole genome shotgun sequence includes:
- the LOC131341992 gene encoding protein kinase C epsilon type-like, translating to MELQCWLEYRRDQRHQGITEQYTLDLLHFKMNVAEALVRAGARKRGRSSWSPSLPLQEEPVWRCSAERRPIEDVRTDMTDHMLKYDRQDQSDMGNSLTSFRRLRRNKKNKVKRGVADEVQAISPESVEISVKSSGDAAPQPLEEKTSSLNACSSEESREDEELQLKRKSLEDFNFLSVLGKGTYGKVILSELKGTDEVYALKIMKKETIWEFDSIHGTFMERRILALASEHPYLTHLYCSFQTSDSLCFAMEYVNGGDLSFHMSRSCGFDENRSRFYAAEIACALMFLHRNGIIHRDLKPENILLDADGHCKLADFGLCAEGILDGKTSNTFCGTPNYMAPEMIQYMEYDTSVDWWALGLIMYEMMTGYSPFYHHNREKMFEYIVHAEPHYPSNLSKKAVSILKAFLRKNPTDRLGCVASQGKEKAIKVHPFLKKINWSQLEQRKITPPFKPQLTSKRDVSHFNGSFTREEPKLSHGKLSFFIQSIQEDFNGFSFINTKY from the exons ATGGAGCTGCAGTG CTGGCTTGAGTACCGAAGAGACCAGCGACACCAGGGCATTACTGAGCAGTACACATTGGATCTCCTACACTTCAAAATGAATGTAGCAGAAGCCCTTGTGCGTGCAGGagcaagaaaaagaggaagatcAAGCTGGTCACCAAGCCTACCGCTTCAAGAAGAACCAGTATGGAGATGCTCTGCTGAACGACGGCCAATTGAAGATGTGCGCACTGACATGACGGACCACATGCTGAAATACGACCGTC AAGATCAATCTGACATGGGAAACTCTCTGACTTCCTTTCGTCGTTTGAGACGG aataagaaaaacaaagtgAAGCGAGGAGTAGCTGATGAAGTACAGGCCATCTCTCCCGAAAG TGTAGAGATATCGGTaaagagcagtggagatgcagCACCTCAGCCTCTGGAAGAGAAGACTTCATCCCTGAATGCGTGTAGttcagaggagagcagagaggatgaggagcttCAGCTAAAGAGAAAGAGCCTGGAGGACTTCAACTTCCTCAGCGTACTCGGAAAGGGTACATACGGGAAGGTGATTCTCTCAGAGCTCAAAGGCACTGATGAGGTGTATGCCCTGAAGATCATGAAGAAGGAAACGATTTGGGAATTTGATTCCATCCACGGCACCTTTATGGAGAGGAGGATCTTGGCTCTAGCCAGTGAACACCCCTACCTGACCCACCTCTACTGCAGCTTCCAGACCAGCGACTCGTTGTGCTTCGCAATGGAATATGTGAATGGAGGGGATCTCTCATTTCACATGTCCCGTTCATGTGGGTTTGATGAAAACCGCAGCAGGTTTTATGCTGCTGAGATCGCCTGTGCCCTCATGTTCCTCCACCGCAACGGGATCATTCACCGAGATCTCAAACCTGAAAACATCCTCCTAGACGCCGACGGCCACTGCAAGCTTGCTGACTTTGGCTTGTGTGCAGAGGGCATACTAGATGGCAAGACTTCCAACACCTTTTGTGGCACACCCAACTACATGGCACCAGAGATGATACAGTATATGGAATACGACACGTCGGTGGATTGGTGGGCCCTAGGTTTGATCATGTATGAGATGATGACAGGCTACTCCCCGTTTTATCATCACAACCGGGAGAAGATGTTCGAGTACATCGTCCATGCTGAACCGCATTATCCATCGAACCTCAGCAAAAAGGCGGTCAGCATCCTCAAAGCATTCCTGAGGAAGAACCCCACGGATCGTCTCGGCTGTGTGGCGTCCCAGGGCAAGGAGAAAGCCATCAAAGTTCACCCTTTCTTGAAGAAGATCAACTGGTCACAGCTGGAACAGAGGAAGATTACCCCTCCATTTAAACCACAGTTAACATCTAAGAGGGACGTCAGTCATTTTAATGGCAGTTTCACCCGTGAGGAGCCCAAGCTTTCTCATGGGAAACTCTCCTTCTTTATCCAGTCCATCCAAGAGGATTTTAATGGCTTCTCCTTCATTAACACAAAATATTAA